The Actinomycetota bacterium genome includes a region encoding these proteins:
- a CDS encoding copper resistance protein CopC, with translation MSRSRIRGPGWPVRSALVAALAVVLTGLWAAPASAHAALESSTPRDGAILETSPSEILLRFSEPPDLGISEFDLLDASGGSIELGGPRAPGNGLVVTLPVPDLGDGSYTLGYRVTSTVDGHTTGDALTFGIGQPPGVPASTAPSFRTPSPSPLSVAGRWLLYVGLAMLVSATSSWFLVFRRRPPGLVPVLVVSWIVAAAGAVAVTAAAASAADTTLAAFIGSSTGGAFVRQGLAVLVCGGAVVAAIRHPSARTVAVVGGAAAVALLFHTLGGHAGAARDARWLAVGVQWVHVVAAGVWAGGLGWLVLGARRLDSVTRPDAIRGFSRLAGIALVLVFVTGSLRSIDLLGGFGEIADILATAWGTTLAIKLAVVATLVALGAWNRFRELPGLGTRGERGEGRIVRNVGFEVLLAAGVFGVTGVLAGLPPADEARAVLPAPPPQVVVEGRDFATSVRVRLTVTPARPGPNLFRADVVDFDTGAPIEAERVTLRLALAGSAGLEPIEVALTRDGSTWAASSTGLSIAGLWEGPMLIERSRDSVEVPLEIPIESAPQRVTVTPGTGELPDLTTIELGDGRSVQAYLDPDVPGPGQVHVTAFDADGQELPLTRASLTATPPAGDEVDLDAIRLSPGHFVAAVTLTAGTWGFELDAEPRTGASLSVAYEQEVSG, from the coding sequence ATGAGCCGCTCGAGGATCCGCGGCCCCGGGTGGCCGGTTCGTTCGGCGCTCGTCGCGGCACTTGCCGTCGTCCTCACGGGTCTGTGGGCGGCACCGGCGTCCGCACACGCGGCCCTCGAGTCCTCGACGCCGCGGGACGGCGCGATCCTCGAGACCTCGCCCTCCGAGATCCTCCTGCGGTTCAGCGAGCCACCGGATCTCGGGATCTCCGAGTTCGACCTGCTCGACGCCTCCGGAGGATCGATCGAGCTCGGCGGCCCACGAGCACCCGGGAACGGCCTCGTCGTGACGCTCCCCGTTCCGGATCTCGGCGATGGCTCCTACACCCTCGGATACCGCGTGACCTCGACGGTGGACGGCCACACCACGGGGGATGCGCTGACGTTCGGCATCGGGCAGCCGCCGGGGGTTCCGGCATCCACGGCGCCTTCGTTCCGAACACCGTCGCCGAGCCCACTGTCGGTGGCCGGGCGCTGGCTGCTGTACGTGGGGCTCGCGATGCTCGTATCGGCGACCTCGTCCTGGTTCCTGGTGTTCCGCCGTCGGCCACCCGGCCTGGTCCCGGTGCTCGTCGTCTCGTGGATCGTCGCCGCCGCCGGGGCGGTCGCGGTGACGGCTGCCGCCGCCTCGGCGGCCGATACGACGCTCGCCGCGTTCATCGGATCCTCCACGGGCGGAGCGTTCGTTCGTCAAGGGCTGGCCGTTCTGGTGTGCGGCGGTGCCGTCGTCGCCGCGATCCGGCATCCGTCGGCCCGAACCGTCGCGGTCGTCGGCGGGGCGGCGGCTGTGGCGTTGCTGTTCCACACGCTGGGCGGGCACGCGGGCGCAGCGCGTGACGCGCGCTGGCTCGCGGTCGGTGTCCAATGGGTGCACGTGGTCGCCGCCGGCGTCTGGGCCGGCGGACTCGGGTGGCTCGTACTCGGGGCTCGGCGACTCGACTCCGTCACACGGCCGGACGCGATCCGCGGGTTCTCCCGGCTCGCGGGTATCGCGCTCGTTCTCGTGTTCGTCACCGGATCGCTCCGGTCGATCGATCTGCTCGGTGGATTCGGCGAGATCGCCGACATCCTCGCCACCGCCTGGGGAACGACGCTCGCGATCAAGCTCGCCGTCGTGGCCACGCTCGTGGCATTGGGCGCCTGGAACCGGTTCCGCGAACTCCCGGGCCTGGGCACCCGAGGCGAACGCGGGGAAGGCAGGATCGTTCGCAACGTCGGTTTCGAAGTGCTCCTCGCGGCAGGGGTGTTCGGCGTGACCGGAGTGCTCGCGGGACTTCCACCGGCCGACGAAGCGCGCGCGGTCCTGCCCGCACCCCCACCTCAGGTCGTCGTCGAAGGACGCGACTTCGCGACCTCGGTGCGGGTACGACTGACGGTTACGCCGGCCCGCCCGGGACCGAACCTGTTCCGTGCCGACGTCGTCGACTTCGACACGGGTGCACCGATCGAAGCGGAACGCGTGACGCTACGGCTCGCACTCGCGGGCTCCGCCGGTCTGGAGCCGATCGAGGTCGCGCTCACCCGGGACGGGTCCACATGGGCTGCGTCATCGACGGGCCTGTCGATCGCCGGACTATGGGAGGGTCCGATGCTAATCGAGCGCTCCCGAGATTCGGTAGAGGTCCCGCTCGAGATCCCGATCGAAAGCGCGCCGCAGCGGGTCACGGTGACGCCCGGGACCGGCGAGCTGCCGGACCTGACGACGATCGAGCTCGGCGACGGGCGATCGGTGCAGGCGTACCTGGATCCGGACGTTCCGGGTCCAGGACAGGTCCACGTGACCGCCTTCGATGCGGACGGGCAGGAGCTGCCGCTGACCCGGGCGAGCCTGACCGCGACCCCGCCCGCGGGCGACGAGGTCGATCTGGACGCGATCCGCCTGTCCCCCGGGCACTTCGTCGCGGCGGTCACACTCACGGCCGGGACGTGGGGCTTCGAGCTCGATGCCGAACCGCGAACGGGCGCATCACTATCTGTTGCCTACGAACAGGAGGTCTCCGGATGA
- a CDS encoding ABC transporter substrate-binding protein: MRRPHAAAVLRVCGALALIASIAASSCSGEATSIRIGAIYPLNGSQGPGGIDEFRGVQLAADLVNADGGVGGRDVQLEPIDVPSSDGAAAAVAQLDAAGIELLVGSYGSTISLPAADEAARRGMVFWETGAVGEMTGRGAGELVFRVPADGGVLGRQAIRFVADELAPGVDRDPNELRFAVVNVDDVYGRAVAAGALDELDARGLHLVGTFDYDETRLDAARLIADVARARPDVVFVSAYLTDGVAIQRQIARQRLPLVAAIGTSSSYCMPEFGAALGRDAIGTFASDKPDAQAIDPTGLTAEGRTLLARAAAAYEQRFDEPMSAPALTGFSGAWALLHEVLPAAGSPTPAAVGEAARTADLPAGSLPNGSGLAFGRAGTPDAGTNLRAASVIWQWLDPDEHVVVWPAPYATDVVDPSLLSTR; encoded by the coding sequence GTGCGCCGCCCGCACGCAGCCGCCGTGCTCCGCGTCTGCGGAGCGCTCGCCCTGATCGCATCGATCGCCGCCTCCTCCTGCTCGGGCGAGGCGACCTCGATCCGCATCGGTGCGATCTATCCACTGAACGGATCGCAGGGGCCGGGAGGCATCGACGAGTTCCGGGGCGTGCAACTCGCGGCCGACCTCGTGAACGCGGACGGCGGCGTAGGCGGTCGTGACGTGCAACTCGAACCGATCGACGTCCCGAGCTCCGACGGCGCGGCGGCCGCTGTCGCGCAGCTGGACGCGGCGGGGATCGAGCTGCTCGTCGGCAGCTACGGCAGCACGATCTCGCTCCCGGCAGCGGACGAGGCGGCCCGGCGCGGGATGGTGTTCTGGGAGACGGGAGCGGTGGGCGAGATGACCGGTCGGGGCGCCGGGGAACTCGTGTTCCGCGTCCCGGCGGATGGCGGAGTCCTCGGCCGCCAGGCGATCCGTTTCGTCGCGGACGAGCTCGCCCCCGGCGTGGATCGCGATCCGAACGAGCTCCGCTTCGCCGTCGTGAACGTGGACGACGTCTACGGCCGCGCGGTGGCCGCCGGCGCCCTCGACGAGCTCGACGCACGCGGACTGCACCTGGTGGGGACCTTCGACTACGACGAGACCCGGCTCGACGCGGCACGCCTGATCGCCGACGTGGCGCGTGCGCGCCCCGACGTCGTCTTCGTCTCCGCGTACCTGACCGACGGCGTGGCGATCCAGCGGCAGATCGCCCGGCAGCGCCTCCCCCTGGTCGCCGCGATCGGGACCTCGTCCAGCTACTGCATGCCGGAGTTCGGAGCCGCGCTCGGCCGGGACGCGATCGGCACGTTCGCCTCGGACAAGCCCGATGCCCAGGCGATCGATCCGACGGGGTTGACAGCCGAGGGCCGAACCCTGCTCGCGCGTGCCGCGGCCGCGTACGAGCAGCGCTTCGACGAGCCGATGAGCGCTCCGGCGTTGACGGGGTTCTCCGGCGCGTGGGCGTTGCTGCACGAGGTCCTCCCGGCGGCCGGATCTCCGACCCCCGCGGCGGTCGGCGAGGCCGCGCGGACGGCCGACCTTCCGGCGGGGTCCCTTCCCAACGGCAGCGGGCTCGCGTTCGGGAGGGCCGGCACCCCCGACGCCGGGACCAACCTCCGGGCGGCGAGCGTGATCTGGCAGTGGCTCGACCCCGACGAACACGTCGTCGTGTGGCCGGCGCCGTACGCGACCGACGTCGTGGATCCCTCGCTCCTGTCGACCCGATGA
- a CDS encoding CPBP family glutamic-type intramembrane protease, whose product MTFAAVAVVLLGGMGLLLSRRLLLDPAVPRTALTAILFSALLAGSLLVPSPERIRARGAMVAAGAGVATLVLGALLLPPIVPLPPIVAAVPFALLAAIAEEAFFRRAMFGTIERAIGWPWATVAALLTTAVLFAAIHVPLYGTAALPLDLGAGLLLSWQRSVSGSWLLPAATHVAFNLVAVLV is encoded by the coding sequence GTGACCTTCGCCGCTGTCGCCGTGGTCCTGTTGGGCGGCATGGGCCTGTTGCTGTCGCGGCGTCTCCTATTGGATCCGGCCGTACCCAGAACGGCGCTGACGGCGATCCTGTTCTCGGCACTGCTCGCCGGCTCTCTCCTGGTGCCGTCGCCCGAGCGGATCCGGGCGCGCGGGGCGATGGTCGCTGCGGGTGCCGGCGTCGCGACCCTCGTGCTCGGCGCGTTGTTGCTCCCGCCGATCGTCCCGCTGCCGCCGATCGTAGCGGCCGTCCCGTTCGCACTCCTGGCGGCGATCGCGGAGGAAGCGTTCTTCCGCCGCGCGATGTTCGGCACGATCGAGCGGGCGATCGGTTGGCCCTGGGCAACGGTCGCAGCCCTCCTCACGACGGCGGTCCTGTTCGCGGCGATCCACGTTCCGCTCTACGGCACCGCCGCCCTGCCGCTCGACCTCGGGGCGGGGCTCCTGCTGTCGTGGCAACGATCGGTGTCGGGTTCGTGGTTGCTGCCCGCGGCGACGCACGTGGCCTTCAACCTCGTGGCGGTGCTCGTGTGA
- a CDS encoding 3-hydroxybutyryl-CoA dehydrogenase: protein MEASDVNRVGVVGAGTMGAGIVEVAARAGIEVVYLEATDELVDAARARIDASLGKAVERGKLSDDEREAIAERVSGVTDVAELAGVDLVIEAATEDRDAKLGIFRRLDAVLDQEVVLASNTSSIPIGELAGATGRPDRVIGMHFFNPPQVMRLLELIAADTTSEETFGLARGVGERLGKTCVRSVDRAGFIVNRLLIPYLNDAARVFEEGRATREDIDTAIELGLGHPMGPLRLADLIGIDVVVAICEVLERSLDDERYAPAPVLRRMVEEGRLGRKSGGGFYDIP from the coding sequence GTGGAAGCGAGCGATGTGAACAGGGTCGGCGTCGTCGGAGCCGGCACGATGGGCGCCGGCATCGTCGAGGTCGCGGCCCGCGCGGGGATCGAGGTGGTCTACCTCGAGGCGACCGACGAACTCGTCGACGCGGCGCGCGCACGGATCGACGCGTCCCTGGGGAAGGCGGTCGAACGCGGCAAGCTCTCCGACGACGAGCGCGAGGCGATCGCGGAGCGGGTGTCGGGAGTGACCGACGTGGCCGAGCTCGCGGGGGTCGATCTCGTGATCGAGGCCGCGACCGAGGATCGGGACGCGAAGCTCGGGATCTTCCGCCGGCTCGATGCGGTCCTGGACCAGGAGGTCGTCCTCGCCTCGAACACCTCGTCGATCCCGATCGGAGAGCTCGCGGGTGCGACCGGCCGCCCCGACAGGGTGATCGGCATGCACTTCTTCAACCCGCCCCAGGTGATGCGCCTCCTGGAGTTGATCGCGGCCGACACCACCTCGGAGGAGACCTTCGGACTCGCGCGCGGCGTCGGGGAACGCCTCGGCAAGACGTGCGTCCGGAGCGTCGATCGAGCCGGGTTCATCGTGAACCGGCTGCTGATCCCGTACCTGAACGATGCCGCGCGTGTGTTCGAGGAGGGTCGCGCGACTCGGGAGGACATCGACACCGCGATCGAGCTCGGCCTCGGCCATCCGATGGGACCCTTGCGCCTGGCCGACCTGATCGGGATCGATGTCGTCGTCGCGATCTGCGAGGTGCTCGAGCGGTCGCTGGACGACGAGCGGTACGCACCCGCTCCCGTGCTGCGACGGATGGTCGAAGAAGGCCGGCTCGGCCGGAAGAGCGGCGGCGGCTTCTACGACATCCCATGA